A segment of the Chitinophagaceae bacterium genome:
TGCAGGTAAAGCAGAAGCCATTCATGTGCAGTACGAAAGTCAGTTACTGGAGCAACCTTTTGAACAATTGCTGAAACAAACAAGGGAGAAAGATTACCTGCTGCAACGCACTTCGACCGGTATTCATAAAGATGACCTTCTCTTTGAAATGAATGAAGAGCCTTTTAAACTGACGGCTTCGCAGGGACAGCGAAAAAGTATGCTCTTCAGTTTAAAACTGGCTGAAGCTGAAACACTCAAACAACATAAAGGCTTTGCTCCTCTTTTGCTGTTAGATGATGTGTTTGAAAAATTAGATCAGCAACGGATGCACAATCTCCTGTATTATGTATGTACACAACATGGCGGGCAGGTATTTTTAACTGATACACACCAGCAGCGGATGACGAAAGCATTTGAAGAGCTGGGAATGAAAGTGCAGGTGATCAGCTTATAAGTTTCACCCTTCATTACTTTACGATCAATTAACTTTACAACATGAGCGAAGTATCCATACAGGAAGCCATGAAACAGTTCTTAGAGCAGAGTAAACTCAAACAAAGAGTACGTGCCCTGGAAATAAAAGATGTATGGGAAGACCTGATGGGCAAAACCATTGCCAAGTACACAGAAGATATTAAACTCATCAACCAGCAGCTCATTATTACCACCAGCATGGCCCCTTTAAAACAGGAGCTGATCTTTCAACGGGAGAAAATCCGCAACCGCATCAACGAGCTTTTTAACGAACATGCGGTGAAAGAAGTTATTATCAAATAGCCCTTTCAGCTCCGGCATGAATTATCTCATTTCAT
Coding sequences within it:
- a CDS encoding DUF721 domain-containing protein, with amino-acid sequence MSEVSIQEAMKQFLEQSKLKQRVRALEIKDVWEDLMGKTIAKYTEDIKLINQQLIITTSMAPLKQELIFQREKIRNRINELFNEHAVKEVIIK